The following proteins come from a genomic window of Alnus glutinosa chromosome 10, dhAlnGlut1.1, whole genome shotgun sequence:
- the LOC133879444 gene encoding uncharacterized protein LOC133879444 → MRGSIRSYHTPSQPHSQNQGHAVFSQEMFVSEMERALEVERARHSSEMERALEAEWARQASEIERVLEGERARHKLQMDEVLTAQSQIMSRFSQMESLWRQSVSVPGVSHDNIVPDKNSAHHMNVSSVDSRSDPTENAMQLPDHENLADD, encoded by the exons ATGCGAGGGTCCATACGCTCTTACCATACACCATCACAGCCGCATTCACAAAATCAAGGGCACGCCGTCTTTTCGCAAGAAATGTTTGtttctgagatggagagagcactCGAGGTTGAGAGGGCACGACACAgttctgagatggagagagcactCGAGGCTGAGTGGGCAAGACAAGCTTCTGAGATCGAGAGAGTACTTGAGGGTGAGCGGGCACGACACAAGTTACAAATGGATGAGGTGTTGACAGCACAATCTCAGATTATGTCCCGTTTTAGCCAAATGGAGTCATTGTGGCGCCAATCAGTATCCGTGCCTGGAGTCTCTCATGATAATATAGTGCCAGACAAAAATTCTGCACATCATATGAATGTGTCATCTGTTGATAGCAgatcag ATCCTACGGAAAATGCTATGCAGTTACCCGATCATGAAAATCTTGCTGACGATTGA
- the LOC133878974 gene encoding uncharacterized protein LOC133878974 → MGVKLKNWRHSTKVNLGIQRGDTPETVRARVGARRLSNYRPEDVDALLNKWCDEEYQEYADHMKQLRALQNTPHCTGTKSYARLSHEETVKDGTPPTRAQAYIKTHKKKDGSYPNDIVKERCDGDANANRLCRIVKRNTRNGTLET, encoded by the exons ATGGGTGTAAAGCTCAAGAATTGGAGACACAGCACAAAAGTTAATTTAGGCATTCAACGGGGAGATACTCCTGAGACGGTACGAGCAAGAGTAGGGGCAAGAAGACTCTCCAACTACCGCCCTGAGGACGTGGATGCGTTGTTGAATAAATGGTGTGACGAAGAGTATCAG gagtatgCTGACCATATGAAGCAATTACGAGCATTGCAAAATACTCCTCATTGCACGGGGACCAAAAGCTATGCGAGGTTGTCACACGAAGAA ACTGTCAAGGATGGCACTCCTCCTACGCGAGCACAAGCGTACATAAAAACTCACAAGAAGAAGGATGGAAGCTATCCAAATGATATAGTAAAAGAGAGATGT GATGGCGATGCTAATGCCAACCGACTCTGCCGCATCGTCAAGCGTAACACAAGGAACGGTACGTTGGAGACATGA